The stretch of DNA GCATACCTTCTCGCCGGAAACCCGGTACAGCTGGATCTTACGCTCACAGCACAGAATTACATCCCCGACCTCTCGAATCCCGCGAACCTCGCGATACTCGCCGCGTTCTTCCTGCCCTATTTCGGGATCGAGGGTTCAGCCGCACATATCGAGAACCTCAAGAACCCGTCGAGAAACTACCCGCTCGCACTCATCTTCGTGGTCTTCTTCTGCCTCTTCGTGAACCTGCTCGGCTCATTCTCGATAGCCGCCGTCGTTCCGCAGAGCGATATCAGCCTCATCGCAGGACTCATGCAGGCCTTCGAGATATTCTTCAATACGTTCTCACTCTCGTGGATCGTTCCCATACTCGCGATAATGGTCGTCATCGGGTCCATAGGCGAGGTCAGCACGTGGATCATCGCACCGATCAGGGGCCTGTTCAGGACCGCGAAGGCCGGGACGCTCCCGCTGTGGTTCCAGCAGTCGAACGAGCACGGGATTCCGAGAAACTTCGTGATATTCCAGGCCACCCTCGTCTCGATGTTCTGCATAATCTTCGCCCTGATTCCCGGCGTGAACAGTGCGTTCTGGATGATGGTCGCACTCACCACCCACGTCTACCTTATTGCGTATTTCATCATGTTCCTGACCGCCATCAAGCTCAGGTACCTGAGATCGAAGCATACGGAATCGGAGTTCTACATTCCCGGCGGAGAGAGGGGCCTTTACATTATGTGCACCTTCGGCTTCGGGAGCGTCCTCATTGTCGGAATCGTCGGGATGTTCTTCCTCCTCCTGACCGAGTTCGTGAGCACCCTCCCGTCTCCCGACGTCACGAATACGATCGGCATCTGGTATCCCGTCTTCCTCATTGCAGGTATGATCGTCATCGTCGCCATACCCCTGCTCGTACACAGGTTCAAAAAGCCGGAATGGTTTGCAGCCGGAGGCTTCGTCGATCCGGAGGATGGTCCTGCGGAAGCGAGCTGAAGCAGCACCCGGCAGCGGTAATCATGCTTATCTGAATCCCTGACCTAAGTATATTACAAAAATGTCGCCCGAACCCGAGTTCAAATACAAACAGTGCCTGATCATCAGGAACGACGTGAAGATGTCATGCGGCAAGAAATGCGCACAGCTCGCACATGCCGCAATCGCGGCGTACGAGAAGGCCGATAAGATAACAAAGAAGAAATGGTTCGACGAGGGGATGAAGAAGGTCGCTCTCAAGGTCAACAGCCAGAAGGACCTCTACGTGATCAAGACCCTCGCCGAGGATGCCGGGATACCCGCGGCTATAATCGCCGATGCGGGAATGACCGAGATCCCGCCGGGGACCGTTACCGCACTCGGCCTCGGGCCGGCGAAGTCCGAAGACCTCGACAAGATTACCGGAGACCTCCAGCTCCTATGATGAAGAGCGAGTACCCGATCGAGACCCTTCTCGGGATGGACTATTATGTAACGGAGACCCCCGGA from Methanolacinia petrolearia DSM 11571 encodes:
- the pth2 gene encoding peptidyl-tRNA hydrolase Pth2, whose translation is MSPEPEFKYKQCLIIRNDVKMSCGKKCAQLAHAAIAAYEKADKITKKKWFDEGMKKVALKVNSQKDLYVIKTLAEDAGIPAAIIADAGMTEIPPGTVTALGLGPAKSEDLDKITGDLQLL
- a CDS encoding amino acid permease, with amino-acid sequence MITSAILVNVRSQPTLAEAGTQMFFYFAVATIGFLLPCVLILSELGSACPYEGGLYVWVKGAFGEKWGFTAIFLQWIQMTILMVMVLSFIAGTILYVFDYGELESKILILVISLVVYWGATLVNLRGLKASGRISTVCVILGVAIPAITIVVAGCAYLLAGNPVQLDLTLTAQNYIPDLSNPANLAILAAFFLPYFGIEGSAAHIENLKNPSRNYPLALIFVVFFCLFVNLLGSFSIAAVVPQSDISLIAGLMQAFEIFFNTFSLSWIVPILAIMVVIGSIGEVSTWIIAPIRGLFRTAKAGTLPLWFQQSNEHGIPRNFVIFQATLVSMFCIIFALIPGVNSAFWMMVALTTHVYLIAYFIMFLTAIKLRYLRSKHTESEFYIPGGERGLYIMCTFGFGSVLIVGIVGMFFLLLTEFVSTLPSPDVTNTIGIWYPVFLIAGMIVIVAIPLLVHRFKKPEWFAAGGFVDPEDGPAEAS